In bacterium, a single genomic region encodes these proteins:
- a CDS encoding type II toxin-antitoxin system HicB family antitoxin — translation MVEMIELEYSLIIEATQEPDYFGFYSPELEGFTGIGNSIEDCIYKAKWGMREHVSLLIEKGLPVPPKNPNPKIIIQNEQEMVAI, via the coding sequence ATGGTAGAAATGATTGAATTGGAGTACTCCTTAATAATCGAGGCTACTCAAGAGCCTGACTACTTTGGATTTTATTCTCCAGAGTTAGAAGGCTTTACTGGCATAGGAAATTCTATCGAAGATTGCATTTACAAAGCAAAATGGGGAATGAGAGAGCATGTCAGCCTGTTAATAGAAAAGGGGCTGCCTGTTCCTCCTAAGAATCCCAATCCCAAAATTATTATTCAAAATGAACAAGAGATGGTGGCTATTTAA
- a CDS encoding addiction module protein: MDTTVEKILEQALEMPPKDRAAIAERLILSLDVQTDHDVEVLWQQEIQQRIAEIEKGEVVCIPWEEVRDRLRKKSREAG; encoded by the coding sequence ATGGATACAACCGTTGAAAAAATACTAGAGCAAGCTCTGGAGATGCCACCCAAAGATCGTGCTGCTATTGCAGAACGCCTTATATTAAGTCTGGATGTTCAAACAGATCATGACGTTGAGGTTCTATGGCAGCAAGAAATACAGCAACGAATTGCAGAGATTGAGAAGGGGGAAGTAGTCTGTATCCCGTGGGAGGAAGTTCGGGATCGTTTAAGGAAGAAGTCCCGTGAGGCGGGTTGA
- a CDS encoding type II toxin-antitoxin system HicA family toxin: MCINGAGSQVKFSELIRLLEENGFRLVKEKGSVRYYSKPGGDRFIRVDYHGSKEVPVGTCHAILKAAGIKN, translated from the coding sequence ATGTGTATTAATGGCGCGGGGAGCCAAGTGAAATTTAGTGAATTGATCAGATTGTTAGAAGAGAATGGATTCAGGCTTGTAAAAGAAAAGGGCTCTGTAAGATACTACAGTAAGCCTGGGGGAGATAGGTTTATTCGAGTGGATTATCATGGATCAAAGGAAGTTCCTGTAGGTACTTGTCATGCTATCCTCAAGGCGGCAGGTATAAAAAATTAA
- a CDS encoding FAD/NAD(P)-binding protein, producing the protein MENPYLPKRVRIEKVIDETAGKDIKSFVFSFVNPQDRQAFAYHPGQFAEISIAGSGEIPIGIASSPTEGDMVMFTVKRMGVVTRELHNSSPGRIVGLRGPYGNGFPMEELKGRNIVIVGGGFAFTTLRALAVYLMGDERRKDYGDITVIYGARTPGDLIYRQELQAWASRKDMNVHITVDKGEPGWEGREGFVPAVVKQVAPSAKDAIALVCGPPIMIKFTIPILFELGFAADKILNSLEMRMKCGIGKCGRCNIGSKYVCKDGPVFTYAELQNMPQEY; encoded by the coding sequence ATGGAAAATCCCTATCTGCCTAAGAGGGTCAGGATAGAAAAGGTTATTGATGAGACCGCAGGAAAAGACATCAAGAGCTTTGTCTTTTCTTTTGTCAACCCGCAGGACCGGCAGGCATTTGCCTATCATCCGGGCCAGTTTGCCGAAATATCCATTGCCGGATCGGGAGAAATCCCCATCGGCATTGCCTCTTCACCCACGGAAGGTGATATGGTGATGTTCACGGTCAAAAGGATGGGAGTGGTGACCAGGGAGCTCCACAATTCCTCCCCCGGCCGGATCGTTGGCCTGCGGGGGCCGTACGGCAACGGCTTTCCGATGGAGGAGCTCAAGGGCAGGAATATCGTAATTGTAGGAGGCGGATTCGCCTTCACCACCCTGCGGGCTCTGGCCGTTTACCTGATGGGCGATGAGCGCAGGAAAGATTACGGAGATATTACCGTCATTTACGGCGCCAGAACACCAGGTGACCTTATTTACCGGCAGGAGCTGCAAGCCTGGGCTTCACGGAAGGACATGAATGTCCACATCACTGTGGACAAGGGCGAGCCCGGCTGGGAGGGGAGAGAAGGTTTTGTCCCGGCTGTAGTCAAGCAGGTTGCCCCCAGCGCCAAGGATGCCATTGCCCTGGTCTGCGGCCCGCCGATCATGATCAAGTTCACCATTCCCATTCTCTTCGAGCTTGGCTTTGCAGCGGACAAGATCCTGAATTCCCTCGAAATGAGAATGAAGTGCGGAATCGGCAAGTGCGGACGGTGCAATATCGGCAGCAAGTACGTGTGCAAGGATGGCCCGGTCTTTACCTACGCGGAATTGCAGAATATGCCGCAGGAGTATTGA
- a CDS encoding type II toxin-antitoxin system RelE/ParE family toxin, with translation MRRVELHPQAYAELDQAISWYENQTRGLGDALLDEVEHAISVIQESPDRWPVYIGETRSFLVHRFPFAIVYRHDDVKIQVLAIAHLRRRPGYWRDRKF, from the coding sequence GTGAGGCGGGTTGAGCTTCATCCCCAGGCGTATGCCGAATTAGATCAGGCCATTTCCTGGTACGAAAATCAGACCAGGGGACTTGGTGATGCACTTTTAGATGAAGTCGAACATGCTATTTCTGTAATTCAAGAGTCACCGGATAGATGGCCAGTTTATATAGGGGAAACCCGCAGTTTCCTTGTTCACAGGTTCCCTTTTGCTATTGTATATCGGCATGACGATGTGAAAATTCAAGTGCTGGCCATTGCTCATTTACGACGAAGACCAGGGTATTGGCGAGATAGAAAATTTTAG
- a CDS encoding FAD-dependent oxidoreductase, producing MGLNFDQKKVGAVMVVGGGVAGVQSALDLADSGYKVYLVERGLSIGGVMAQLDKTFPTNDCSMCILAPKLVDTGRHQNINIITNAEIQQLEGEAGNFRVRVLKHSRYVDESKCTGCGDCEKQCPVEVPNEFEQELTNRKAIYKPFAQAIPNRYSIDKRGKSPCKLVCPLGQNAQGYIALIKDKKYAQAYNLITRDNPLPAICGRVCAHPCEESCKRGEIDQPLSIAALKRFVADYVCAHNLQTAPEIPEKRSEKVAIIGAGPAGLVAAHDLALKGYPVTIFEALPVAGGMLAVGIPEYRLPRDVLQAQVDSIKSLGVEIRLSSPLGPNLTCDDLKAQGYKAILLATGAHKSLKLGVPGEEKFAGVIHCTDFLREVNLGRKVEIGQRVAVIGGGNTAIDAARTAWRLGASEVTIVYRRTRLEMPALPDEIEAAEFEGIKLVYLTAPVEILGENGRVIGLKCVRMELGEPDNQGRRRPVPIAGSEFVMPMDTVIPALSQSPDLSFLPEGSGFKTTRSGGLEVDAVTKATNIAGIFAAGESVTGPGIAVEAMAHGREAAVSIDRFLKGEDMRAGREKEVFDRAEPDLDRWDVEPKQRVHMPSLTLDDRRGSFREVDLGLTEEMALEEARRCLNCGICSECMECVATCKAGAVNHDLRDEVLELEVGSVILAPGYEEFDATLKTNFGYGRFPNVVSSIEFERILSASGPYKGHIVRPSDHREPKRIAFIQCVGSRDTSCSNDYCSSVCCMYSIKEAVIAREHVRAIEPTIFYNDMRAYGKDFDKYVNRAEKEYGVRFVKSLVSEVQQDSESGDLLLNYIREDGRLINERFDLVILAVGFEPPRSVQEMARRLDVDLNRYGFCRTDSLSPLRTSRPGVYVCGAFVSPKDIPETVMQASGAAGEASALLSSARNTLVTEKTYPPERDVAGEPPRIGVFVCHCGINIGGFVNVPQVREYAQTLPYVYYAADNLYTCSEDTQQKMVEIIREYRLNRVIVASCSPRTHEPLFQATIREAGLNPYLFEMANIRDQCSWVHMFEKEKATEKAKDLVRMAVYKAALIEPLKRMSLPVNSAALVIGGGVAGMTAALSLADQGFDVHLVEKEAQLGGVARKIYSTLGERDFPAFLQGMVDRVNRHPMIQVNLNSELIEVNGFMGNFSSTIQSRGRKISFQHGAIVVATGAQELSPTEYLYGKSPKVVTAHDLEALIDRKDPLVMNSRNVVMIQCVGSREEGRMYCSRVCCSQSIKNALRLKEINPKVNVYILYRDIRTYGLREEYYQKARSQGIVFIRYDLEEKPAVSSNGTGSIRIQTRDPILNRQILLSADLLALAPAILAPSSNKDLAQMLKVPVNEDGFFLEAHMKLRPVDFATDGIFVCGLAHAPKSLDESIAQAKAAAARASVVLSKKAIETQGQTAKVDKKRCTACGLCELVCAYKAIEVDRQEGCAKVNEALCKGCGACAATCRCGALDVKGFTNQQIFEMMEAL from the coding sequence ATGGGGCTTAACTTTGATCAAAAGAAGGTCGGAGCGGTCATGGTTGTCGGCGGCGGTGTGGCCGGGGTCCAGTCGGCTCTCGATCTGGCGGATTCCGGATACAAGGTCTACCTCGTCGAGCGGGGATTGAGCATTGGCGGCGTAATGGCCCAGCTCGACAAGACCTTTCCGACAAATGACTGTTCTATGTGTATTTTGGCACCCAAGCTGGTGGATACCGGAAGGCACCAGAATATCAATATCATCACCAATGCCGAAATTCAGCAGCTTGAGGGTGAGGCGGGAAATTTTCGGGTCAGGGTGCTGAAGCACTCCCGGTACGTCGATGAGAGCAAATGCACGGGCTGCGGCGACTGCGAAAAGCAGTGTCCGGTAGAAGTGCCCAATGAATTCGAGCAGGAGCTGACCAACAGAAAGGCGATTTATAAGCCGTTTGCCCAGGCCATACCGAACCGCTACTCCATCGACAAGCGCGGAAAATCCCCCTGCAAGCTCGTCTGCCCGCTGGGACAGAATGCTCAAGGCTACATTGCACTCATTAAAGATAAAAAATACGCCCAGGCATATAATCTCATCACCAGGGACAATCCGCTGCCTGCCATCTGCGGACGGGTGTGCGCTCACCCCTGCGAGGAGTCCTGCAAGCGCGGCGAGATCGATCAGCCGCTGTCCATTGCCGCCTTGAAGCGCTTTGTGGCAGATTACGTCTGTGCCCACAACCTTCAGACCGCTCCCGAAATACCGGAAAAGCGTTCCGAGAAAGTGGCCATTATCGGCGCAGGGCCTGCCGGGCTGGTGGCTGCTCATGATCTTGCCCTGAAAGGCTATCCGGTCACGATCTTCGAGGCCCTGCCGGTTGCCGGAGGCATGCTGGCGGTGGGAATTCCGGAATACCGTCTGCCGCGCGATGTCTTGCAGGCGCAGGTGGACTCGATCAAATCGTTAGGCGTGGAAATCCGGCTGAGCTCACCCCTTGGCCCCAATCTTACCTGTGATGACCTGAAGGCCCAGGGGTATAAGGCCATTCTATTGGCTACGGGTGCGCACAAGAGCCTGAAGCTGGGTGTTCCCGGAGAGGAGAAGTTTGCCGGAGTCATTCACTGCACCGACTTTTTGCGCGAGGTCAACCTGGGACGGAAAGTTGAGATCGGCCAGCGGGTGGCGGTCATCGGCGGCGGAAATACGGCCATCGATGCGGCCAGAACTGCCTGGCGGCTTGGGGCTTCCGAGGTTACTATCGTCTACCGCAGGACGCGGCTTGAGATGCCAGCCCTGCCGGACGAAATCGAGGCTGCCGAGTTCGAAGGGATCAAGCTGGTTTATCTGACCGCGCCGGTTGAGATTCTCGGCGAAAATGGACGGGTCATTGGCCTCAAGTGCGTGCGCATGGAGCTGGGTGAGCCGGATAATCAGGGCCGCAGAAGGCCGGTCCCCATTGCGGGTTCCGAGTTTGTCATGCCGATGGATACAGTGATTCCGGCTTTGAGCCAGTCGCCAGACCTTTCCTTCCTGCCTGAGGGATCGGGATTCAAAACCACGCGCTCCGGCGGCCTGGAGGTGGATGCGGTCACCAAGGCCACCAATATCGCGGGAATCTTCGCTGCCGGTGAGTCAGTGACCGGGCCTGGCATCGCTGTCGAGGCAATGGCTCATGGCCGCGAGGCGGCTGTCTCCATCGACCGCTTCCTCAAGGGTGAGGACATGCGCGCCGGGAGAGAGAAAGAGGTTTTTGACAGGGCAGAGCCTGACCTGGATCGATGGGATGTCGAGCCAAAACAGCGAGTTCACATGCCCAGCCTTACCCTGGATGACCGGCGGGGAAGCTTCCGGGAAGTTGACCTTGGCCTGACCGAGGAAATGGCCCTTGAGGAAGCCCGGCGCTGCCTGAATTGCGGGATTTGCTCGGAGTGCATGGAATGTGTAGCTACCTGCAAGGCCGGGGCTGTCAATCACGATCTGCGGGATGAGGTCCTTGAGCTTGAAGTCGGCAGCGTGATTCTGGCTCCAGGGTATGAGGAATTTGACGCTACCCTGAAGACAAATTTTGGTTATGGCCGTTTTCCAAATGTTGTCTCCAGCATCGAGTTTGAGCGCATTCTGAGCGCTTCCGGCCCTTACAAGGGACACATCGTCCGGCCCTCGGACCACCGGGAGCCAAAGCGCATTGCCTTCATTCAATGTGTCGGATCGCGCGATACCTCCTGCAGCAATGACTATTGCTCCTCGGTCTGCTGCATGTATTCCATTAAGGAAGCGGTCATTGCCAGAGAGCATGTGCGTGCCATCGAGCCCACCATCTTTTATAATGATATGAGGGCCTACGGCAAGGACTTTGACAAGTACGTCAACCGGGCGGAAAAAGAGTACGGAGTAAGGTTCGTCAAGTCTCTGGTTTCGGAGGTTCAGCAGGACTCCGAGAGCGGCGACCTGCTCCTGAACTACATCCGCGAGGATGGCCGCCTGATCAACGAGCGGTTTGACCTGGTTATTCTGGCCGTAGGCTTCGAGCCTCCCCGCAGCGTTCAGGAGATGGCCCGGCGGCTGGATGTGGACCTGAACCGGTACGGATTCTGCCGCACGGACAGCCTGTCTCCCCTGCGGACCTCCCGGCCTGGTGTTTATGTCTGCGGAGCTTTCGTCAGTCCCAAGGACATCCCGGAGACGGTCATGCAGGCCAGCGGGGCGGCAGGTGAGGCTTCGGCCCTCCTGTCTTCGGCCCGCAACACGCTGGTTACGGAAAAGACCTATCCGCCGGAGCGGGACGTTGCCGGTGAGCCCCCGCGGATCGGGGTGTTTGTCTGTCATTGCGGGATCAACATCGGCGGCTTTGTCAATGTGCCGCAGGTCAGAGAGTATGCCCAGACCCTTCCCTATGTCTACTACGCGGCTGACAATCTCTATACCTGCTCGGAAGATACCCAGCAGAAGATGGTCGAGATCATCAGGGAATACCGGCTGAACCGGGTCATTGTCGCCTCCTGCTCGCCCAGGACCCATGAGCCGCTCTTCCAGGCAACCATCCGGGAGGCGGGGCTCAACCCCTATCTCTTCGAGATGGCCAATATCCGCGACCAGTGCTCCTGGGTGCACATGTTCGAGAAGGAGAAGGCCACCGAGAAGGCCAAGGACCTGGTCAGGATGGCGGTGTATAAGGCTGCTCTGATCGAGCCGCTGAAGCGGATGTCCTTGCCGGTCAACTCGGCTGCTCTGGTCATCGGCGGGGGTGTGGCTGGCATGACTGCGGCCCTGTCTCTGGCTGACCAGGGCTTTGATGTCCATCTGGTGGAAAAGGAAGCACAACTTGGCGGTGTGGCCAGAAAGATTTATTCTACTCTCGGAGAGCGTGATTTTCCCGCATTTTTGCAGGGCATGGTCGATCGGGTCAACCGTCATCCCATGATCCAGGTGAACCTGAATTCCGAATTGATCGAAGTGAATGGCTTTATGGGCAATTTCAGCTCGACCATTCAGTCGCGGGGGAGGAAAATATCCTTCCAGCATGGGGCAATTGTAGTGGCTACCGGCGCTCAGGAGCTTTCGCCAACCGAGTATTTATATGGAAAGAGCCCGAAGGTGGTAACCGCCCACGATCTTGAAGCCCTGATCGACCGGAAAGACCCGCTGGTTATGAACAGCCGGAATGTGGTCATGATTCAGTGCGTCGGCTCGCGGGAAGAGGGGAGAATGTATTGCAGCCGCGTCTGCTGCTCCCAGAGCATCAAGAACGCCCTGCGCCTGAAGGAGATCAACCCGAAGGTCAATGTCTATATCCTGTACCGCGATATCCGCACCTATGGGCTGCGGGAGGAATACTACCAAAAGGCCCGGAGTCAGGGCATAGTCTTCATCCGCTACGATCTGGAGGAAAAGCCTGCCGTATCGTCCAACGGGACAGGGAGCATCAGGATACAGACCAGGGACCCGATCCTGAACCGGCAGATTCTCCTGTCAGCGGATCTTCTGGCGCTGGCACCGGCGATTCTGGCCCCTTCGAGCAACAAGGACCTGGCCCAGATGCTGAAAGTTCCGGTGAACGAAGATGGGTTCTTCCTCGAAGCGCACATGAAACTGCGGCCGGTGGACTTTGCCACGGACGGCATTTTTGTCTGCGGCCTGGCCCATGCGCCAAAGTCGCTGGATGAGAGCATTGCCCAGGCCAAGGCTGCGGCGGCCAGGGCTTCGGTGGTTTTGAGCAAAAAAGCCATCGAGACCCAGGGGCAGACAGCCAAGGTCGATAAGAAGCGCTGCACTGCCTGCGGCCTGTGTGAGCTGGTGTGTGCCTATAAGGCTATCGAGGTGGACCGGCAGGAAGGATGCGCCAAGGTCAATGAGGCCCTGTGCAAGGGGTGTGGTGCCTGTGCTGCCACCTGCCGCTGCGGGGCACTGGATGTGAAGGGATTTACCAATCAACAGATATTTGAGATGATGGAGGCCTTATGA
- a CDS encoding AAA family ATPase: MGYTIAVAGKGGTGKTTLCGLMIRYLVKNGLSPVLAVDADANANLHEVLGMEKGISVGHLREKAMDEVKALPMGVTKEQYIEQRIHETLVEGRGYDLMSMGRPEGPGCYCYANHLIRKYSEKISESYRYVIMDNEAGLEHLSRRTTQDVDALIIATDETMRGLRTVQRILDIIEELQLAIRKKFLIVNRSLNGLPDAFNAEIAGMKVQFLGTIPADEMIVLYDLEGKPLVTLPDTSVAVQRVSEIMAELMGD, from the coding sequence ATGGGTTATACAATTGCAGTAGCCGGAAAAGGCGGGACGGGGAAAACGACCCTGTGCGGTCTGATGATCCGTTACCTGGTGAAGAATGGACTCTCTCCGGTCCTGGCTGTTGATGCTGATGCCAATGCCAATCTTCACGAGGTTCTGGGAATGGAAAAGGGAATATCGGTGGGCCATCTTCGGGAGAAAGCCATGGATGAAGTCAAGGCCCTGCCGATGGGAGTGACCAAGGAGCAGTACATCGAGCAGAGGATTCACGAGACCCTGGTGGAGGGGCGCGGCTATGACCTCATGTCCATGGGCAGGCCGGAAGGTCCTGGCTGCTATTGCTATGCCAATCACCTGATCCGCAAGTACAGTGAGAAGATCAGTGAAAGCTATCGCTACGTTATCATGGACAATGAGGCTGGACTTGAGCATTTGAGCCGGAGAACAACCCAGGATGTTGATGCGCTGATCATCGCCACGGATGAAACCATGCGCGGCCTTCGGACGGTGCAGCGGATTCTGGACATTATCGAGGAGCTGCAACTGGCAATACGGAAAAAATTCCTTATAGTGAACCGGTCGCTCAACGGCCTGCCCGATGCCTTCAACGCCGAGATTGCCGGAATGAAAGTCCAGTTTTTAGGCACCATCCCCGCTGATGAGATGATCGTTCTCTACGACCTTGAAGGAAAGCCCCTGGTTACTTTGCCCGATACCTCCGTGGCTGTTCAGCGGGTGTCGGAGATAATGGCTGAATTGATGGGGGATTAG
- a CDS encoding hydrogenase iron-sulfur subunit, which yields MTPTTEGLCSQVEQGGQEASASWQPKVVAFLCNWCSYAGADLAGISRIQYPPNIRIIRVPCSGRINPVFILKALQTGADAVLVSGCHPGDCHYVSGNYYARRKFEIFDRLLDYIGLEKGRVFFSWVSAAEGENFGRLVKHVVDEVRKLGPATKLVKAI from the coding sequence ATGACCCCTACGACTGAAGGATTATGCAGCCAGGTGGAACAGGGCGGTCAGGAGGCATCGGCATCCTGGCAGCCGAAAGTTGTGGCTTTTCTCTGCAACTGGTGCAGTTATGCCGGAGCAGACCTTGCCGGTATCAGCCGGATTCAGTATCCCCCGAATATCCGTATCATCCGGGTGCCCTGTTCGGGGAGAATCAATCCGGTCTTTATCCTGAAAGCCCTGCAAACAGGAGCTGATGCGGTGCTGGTCTCCGGCTGTCATCCGGGAGACTGCCACTATGTCAGCGGCAATTACTATGCGCGCCGGAAATTCGAGATATTCGATCGTCTGCTGGATTATATCGGGCTGGAGAAGGGCAGGGTATTTTTCTCCTGGGTCTCGGCTGCCGAGGGTGAAAATTTCGGACGTCTGGTCAAGCATGTGGTGGATGAAGTCAGGAAACTTGGGCCGGCAACAAAGCTCGTTAAAGCGATATAA
- a CDS encoding 4Fe-4S dicluster domain-containing protein has translation MWSEEITRNMQTTAESLLREGKVDLILGYQAGTCPVRTTPAFIRTPQDASTLVWNPFCENNLSVYLPRRKEKIGIMAKGCDARAAVVAVQENQISRDRLMIIGLPCSGVIDRKKLALAVDVDKVKGFSLAGDSLVLEMADGGSVQLRIQELLSASCQTCTHRNAPVSDLFIGQRVQELDVNNARDEFEQVRSFEALSSQERWQHFAAMAEKCIRCYACKSACPLCYCQECIVDQTQPQWFGKTTASEDVLAYHVMRAFHLAGRCVDCGACSRACPMGIDLRLLNKKLQKEVQELYQYVPGLNPDEMPALGAYRVDDPQTCITER, from the coding sequence ATGTGGTCAGAGGAAATAACCCGGAATATGCAAACCACGGCGGAATCGCTGCTGCGGGAGGGGAAGGTTGATCTTATTCTCGGCTATCAGGCCGGAACCTGCCCCGTGCGGACAACCCCCGCTTTTATCCGCACCCCGCAGGATGCTTCTACGCTGGTTTGGAACCCTTTTTGCGAGAATAACCTCAGTGTCTATCTGCCGAGGAGGAAAGAGAAAATCGGCATCATGGCCAAGGGCTGCGATGCCCGCGCTGCCGTGGTGGCCGTGCAGGAAAACCAGATCAGCCGCGACCGGCTGATGATTATCGGGCTTCCCTGCTCTGGTGTCATTGACCGGAAAAAGCTGGCCCTGGCGGTGGACGTCGATAAGGTCAAAGGCTTTTCTCTTGCCGGAGATTCTCTGGTGCTGGAGATGGCAGATGGAGGATCAGTGCAACTCAGGATTCAGGAGCTTTTATCTGCCTCCTGTCAGACCTGCACCCACAGGAATGCGCCGGTATCGGACCTTTTTATCGGCCAGAGAGTGCAGGAGCTGGATGTCAATAATGCCAGGGATGAATTTGAGCAGGTCCGGTCATTCGAGGCCCTGAGCAGTCAAGAGCGGTGGCAGCATTTTGCGGCTATGGCTGAAAAGTGCATCCGCTGCTATGCCTGCAAGAGTGCCTGCCCGTTATGCTATTGCCAGGAATGCATCGTGGATCAGACCCAGCCTCAATGGTTTGGCAAGACCACGGCCAGTGAGGATGTTCTGGCCTATCATGTCATGCGTGCCTTTCATCTGGCCGGGCGGTGCGTGGATTGCGGCGCTTGCAGCCGGGCCTGCCCGATGGGCATCGATTTGCGGCTTCTCAATAAAAAGCTCCAGAAAGAGGTCCAGGAGCTGTATCAGTATGTTCCGGGATTGAATCCGGACGAGATGCCAGCCCTCGGTGCCTACAGGGTGGATGATCCGCAAACCTGCATCACTGAAAGGTAA
- a CDS encoding class I SAM-dependent methyltransferase translates to MEKIKQHFEAEAREFDQIVQKLIPYYFQMVESLVAAIPFARLEPIDVIDLGCGTATVGKAIKDAHPCARITCIDLAHNMIEMARMKLADYADDICFQVGNFCDYEFDRTYDVAVSSLALHHLETNEDKKAFYGNIYENLRPGGVFYNADIVLGSSDYLQDMYLRKWKAFMNREASEEEIEKKWIPKYYEEDRPATLIEQIAWLREIGFSSVDVVWKYFNFAVYGGQKPKSG, encoded by the coding sequence ATGGAAAAGATAAAACAGCACTTCGAGGCGGAAGCCAGAGAGTTTGACCAGATAGTACAAAAGCTCATTCCATATTATTTCCAGATGGTCGAGAGCCTGGTGGCTGCGATTCCATTTGCGAGACTTGAGCCAATAGATGTTATTGACCTTGGATGCGGGACGGCTACTGTCGGAAAGGCCATTAAAGATGCTCACCCCTGTGCCCGGATCACCTGTATTGATCTTGCTCACAACATGATCGAAATGGCCCGCATGAAGCTGGCTGATTATGCTGATGATATATGCTTCCAGGTTGGAAATTTTTGCGACTATGAGTTCGATCGTACTTATGATGTGGCAGTTTCATCCCTTGCCCTCCATCATTTGGAAACCAATGAGGATAAAAAGGCATTCTACGGCAATATCTATGAAAATCTCAGACCTGGGGGAGTCTTTTATAATGCGGATATAGTCCTTGGATCGAGTGATTACCTTCAGGATATGTATTTGCGAAAGTGGAAAGCCTTTATGAACCGGGAAGCATCTGAGGAAGAAATCGAAAAGAAATGGATTCCGAAATATTATGAGGAGGATCGGCCGGCAACGCTTATCGAGCAGATAGCATGGCTCAGGGAGATAGGCTTTTCTTCTGTGGATGTAGTTTGGAAATATTTTAATTTTGCCGTCTACGGGGGACAAAAGCCAAAAAGTGGCTGA
- a CDS encoding nucleotidyltransferase domain-containing protein, which yields MKAQQIARTNDIVREFKAEIGKLYGERLKDVILYGSWARNEGTEDSDIDLAVILKGQIQPGREIDRMIDIITDLNLKYTVLIAVYPVSEEDYLSVKSPLLMNIRKEGFVV from the coding sequence ATGAAAGCGCAACAAATAGCAAGAACTAACGATATCGTAAGAGAATTCAAAGCAGAGATTGGAAAACTCTACGGCGAGAGGCTGAAGGATGTCATACTCTACGGTTCCTGGGCAAGGAATGAAGGGACGGAAGATTCTGATATTGATCTGGCTGTTATTCTTAAAGGACAGATACAGCCAGGAAGAGAAATAGATCGAATGATAGACATCATCACGGATCTGAATCTCAAGTATACGGTGTTGATAGCAGTTTATCCGGTATCCGAAGAGGATTACCTGAGCGTGAAAAGCCCACTGTTGATGAACATCCGAAAAGAGGGTTTCGTAGTATGA
- a CDS encoding 4Fe-4S dicluster domain-containing protein, whose protein sequence is MDTGIIKKTNIKAVIEALMQVGEVIAPVRKDDYLVFSPLSSADAACLDYANSKLSPKGCFFPQTEVLFTYEKEGHKTFEPPREAKPGFIVGIRPCDSRALALLDPIFDERQYHDVYYLEKRKSKTVIGLACNEPQSTCFCTSTGGNPSDTAGMDMLWQNLGDRYLVRPVTSRGRELMAQLPHIEEAGQDDLARAQEQGEKALSKLPPVFSADEVADKLSSSFDDSLWQKIYEKCLGCATCAFVCPTCHCFDIQDENRSGQGRRVRLWDSCQFPLFTLHTSGHNPRPCGKERVRQRVMHKFNYFKVNNGQVACVGCGRCIRECPVNMDIRQIVSAYSVK, encoded by the coding sequence ATGGATACCGGAATTATCAAAAAGACGAATATCAAGGCCGTCATCGAGGCTCTGATGCAGGTGGGTGAGGTGATTGCTCCGGTCAGGAAGGATGATTACCTTGTCTTCTCCCCGCTGTCATCTGCCGATGCTGCCTGCCTTGATTATGCCAACAGCAAGCTCAGCCCCAAGGGATGCTTCTTCCCGCAGACTGAGGTACTTTTTACCTATGAGAAGGAAGGTCACAAGACCTTCGAGCCGCCAAGAGAAGCAAAGCCGGGCTTTATAGTGGGAATCCGGCCCTGTGATTCCAGGGCGCTGGCCCTTTTGGACCCCATCTTCGACGAGCGGCAATATCATGATGTCTATTACCTGGAGAAGCGAAAAAGCAAAACAGTGATCGGCCTGGCCTGCAACGAGCCGCAGAGCACCTGCTTTTGTACCTCGACCGGCGGGAACCCTTCGGATACTGCCGGGATGGATATGCTCTGGCAGAATCTTGGGGACCGGTACCTGGTCAGGCCGGTGACCAGCCGGGGGCGGGAGTTGATGGCTCAACTGCCCCATATCGAGGAGGCCGGACAGGATGATCTGGCCAGGGCTCAGGAGCAGGGGGAAAAGGCTCTCTCAAAGCTCCCTCCCGTTTTTTCAGCAGATGAGGTTGCAGATAAGTTATCGTCATCATTCGATGATTCACTCTGGCAGAAGATTTACGAGAAATGCCTCGGCTGTGCCACCTGCGCCTTTGTCTGTCCCACCTGTCACTGTTTCGATATCCAGGATGAGAACCGCAGCGGCCAGGGAAGGCGGGTAAGGCTGTGGGATTCCTGCCAGTTCCCGCTGTTTACGCTTCATACCTCCGGCCACAATCCGAGGCCCTGCGGCAAAGAGCGGGTGAGGCAGAGAGTCATGCACAAGTTCAATTACTTTAAGGTCAATAACGGACAGGTCGCCTGTGTCGGCTGTGGCAGATGCATCAGGGAATGTCCGGTCAATATGGATATCAGACAGATTGTATCAGCTTACAGCGTGAAGTAG